The Bacillota bacterium genomic interval GCGCGCTAAAGATAATCCATCCGAAAATTAATGTAGATAGTAAACTGAAGCTTCTTTTTAAAAGGATTGCGGAAGCAAAACGTGAACTTGACCACTACTTTGCCGTGCCTGTGCAGGCAAAGCTCATGTACCTTGCAGCCTTATTAAGAAATTTAGATAAAAATAGTGTTGATAGCTGGAGCGATAGGATGAAACTAAAGAAAGCGGACAGGGCGAGGCTGTCTGAGATGGTAACTGAGGTTCCGCATGTTCTGGCATGGCTTGGCCAGGAAAAAAGGTTGCAGAACAGTGAGATATATTGGTTGCTTAACCCGCTATCGCCAGAGGCAGTAATATTTGCGCATGCTATGGCGCCAAACCTTAAGGCACAAAAAGAAATAGACTTATATCTTGGGCGAATGAAGGGCGTAAAGCCATCGGTAGATGGCAGAACCCTAAGAAAAATGGGATTTCTACCATCACCCGTGTATAATACCGTGTTGAAGGATCTTCTGACTGCAAAACTTGACGGAAAAGTAGGGACTCCAGAAGATGAGGAGCAGTTCGTCATAGAAAGGTTCAGTATTTATGATAAGGAGAGTAAAAAACAGTGCAACTAGCAGCTATACTGATAAACCTGGGTTTTAGCGCTGCTGCCTTCTTGATTATCATTACCGTGCATGAGTTTGCACATGGTGCGGTTGCATATTTACTTGGCGATACGACTGCACGAGATAATGGAAGGTTGACGCTAAATCCGATTAAGCACCTTGATCCGCTAGGCACGGTAATGCTTTTAATAACAGCCTTTTTTGGAAGGGGGCTTGGATGGGCAAAGCCGGTTCCGGTAAATCCGCACCGGTTTAAAAATCCACGGAGAGATATGCTATTGACCAGCATCGCTGGTCCTATGTCAAATTTTGTACTGGCCCTATTGCTAGCAAAGATTTATCCGATGGATCTACCCGATTTAGCAAGATTTTTTATAGCAAACGCTGCTATATTGAGTGTGTGGATAGGCATATTCAACTTGTTGCCGATACCGCCACTAGACGGGTCGCAAATAATCCCAACCTTTCTACCGTACAAAATGCATCAAGCCTGGTATCGGTTTGAGCAATATGGGATGGCGGTACTGTTAATCCTATTGTTTCTACTGCCAGGGGCGCTGGGAACAATTATCGGCGGACCGGCGGAATATATAATAACAGCGATTTTTTATCCATATCAGGTGCCTGGCTTATAGATGCGACAGGTATCTGTTATCGCAGGATTGTAAATTCCGGTATAATTGTTGAAGCTAACTTCTGTTAGCTTTCAGATATTAGCTAAGAATAATTGAAAAATATAACTGAACACTATTGGCTAATAGCTTTAAAAGGAGATTGATGGTTTTTGGCAAAACGAGTTGTTAGTGGCCAGCGCCCGACTGGCAGACTGCACCTTGGACATTATTTTGGAACATTGAAAAACTGGGTGAAGTTGCAGGACGAATATGAATGCCTGTTCTTTGTAGCAGATTGGCATGCGCTTACAACAAAATATGATGACGTGAGCGGTATTGCAGACGATACTCGCGAGATGGTATTGGATTGGCTGGCTGTTGGTCTTGACCCGAAAAAATGTTTCATATACAAGCAATCGGACATACCGGAGGTTGCCGAGCTTTTTGTATACCTAACAATGATAACACCTGTGTCCTGGCTTGAAAGAAACCCAACTTACAAAGAAATGATTCGGGAGATGGAGGGCAAGGATATACAAACAGCAGGTTTCTTAAGCTATCCGGTGCTTCAGACGGCGGACATAATTTTGCCTCGCGGAGAGCTTGTGCCGGTTGGTGAAGACCAACTTCCCCACCTTGAGCTCGGCCGTGAAATTGTACGCAGGTTTAATTTTCTGTACGGAGATTAT includes:
- a CDS encoding site-2 protease family protein, with the protein product MLINLGFSAAAFLIIITVHEFAHGAVAYLLGDTTARDNGRLTLNPIKHLDPLGTVMLLITAFFGRGLGWAKPVPVNPHRFKNPRRDMLLTSIAGPMSNFVLALLLAKIYPMDLPDLARFFIANAAILSVWIGIFNLLPIPPLDGSQIIPTFLPYKMHQAWYRFEQYGMAVLLILLFLLPGALGTIIGGPAEYIITAIFYPYQVPGL
- the trpS gene encoding tryptophan--tRNA ligase encodes the protein MAKRVVSGQRPTGRLHLGHYFGTLKNWVKLQDEYECLFFVADWHALTTKYDDVSGIADDTREMVLDWLAVGLDPKKCFIYKQSDIPEVAELFVYLTMITPVSWLERNPTYKEMIREMEGKDIQTAGFLSYPVLQTADIILPRGELVPVGEDQLPHLELGREIVRRFNFLYGDYFAEPQALLSPVKRLLGIDGRKMSKSYGNAIYLSDDPDTIRNKVNRMVTDPARKKKTDPGSTEACMVVFPTHQAYTPAEDLVRVEKNCREAAWGCTSCKKELAERIIESLAEFRARRAELEKEPGIVDEVLREGLHQVRPICRATIKDVREKLNLYEEPKALKGHASI